In Siniperca chuatsi isolate FFG_IHB_CAS linkage group LG24, ASM2008510v1, whole genome shotgun sequence, the DNA window ACAACAGACTTATTAAGAAGATATACACTGGAGGCTGGTTATTTAACATTCAGAAATCTTTACAATAGAAATCCAGATGTCACACAGGGTTGCATTGGGATGATATTTTTAAGAATAGAATAGCctaaaacagtgttttaataGTTGGTTTTGTCCACTCTGCAGGTTTTTAAGGAGGACTGACTGCCAACACCGGAGAATAAAAATGATGCTGAGCCCGGACCAGGCTGAGGCCGACCTCTCTTGGACTCAGTCCGACCCGGAGACGATGCTCAACGGCCTCAACTCGGCCGGCTGCGCCTCGGACGAGCCGGCGGAGGGCGAGGACAGGCCAAAATGCAAAGCCGACCAGCCCCTGAgcagggaggagaagaggaggaggcggagggcCACGGCAAAGTACCGCTCGGCCCACGCCACCAGGGAGAGGATCCGAGTGGAGGCGTTCAACGTGGCCTTCGCGGAGCTGCGGAAATTACTCCCCACCTTGCCCCCGGACAAGAAACTCTCCAAGATCGAGATCCTCAGACTGGCTATATGCTACATCTCATATCTCAATCACGTGCTGGATGTCTAAAAGTGactcccaccccccacccccccaccatGAGACAGAAAGGGTTTGGTTGGGTTGGTAGACTGGACTCAAGCGCATGCTGGGCGTCAATTGATATGGCAAGGTTGGCAGTTAGGGTCGACTGAGAACGGAGACTTGTAAAGCAGATAcccagtatttgtttttgtttttttgcagcttTTCATAGATATTTTGTGCACTCATTCACTACCTTTAAATTGATCAATTTCCGGGTGAGTCAGGACTCACTGAGTGAAGAAACCTCCTAACTGGCTGATATGAAACGTCGGATATATCGGTCTCTATAACACCTGTGACATGAGCTCCCATGTTGCTTTGACTTGAAATCTTCGAGGTTTTAATTAGGCTGCAACATGCTTACTAAATCAGCAAACTTGAAATcgttaaacaaacaaaaaaaaaactttcaggGCCAACATCTAGTAAAGAATTTCTCCCACCAAATGAAACCGTCTTGTCCCCCAGATGCTGGGACTTTGCCATACCTTATAGTTGACTGAGTTGACCCCCAGCGTGAGTCCAGTGTTGGTTATTAAAGTTCCGAATGAAAGGAAAGCCTCAACTTTCAGTCCAGACCGCT includes these proteins:
- the LOC122872259 gene encoding helix-loop-helix protein 2-like gives rise to the protein MMLSPDQAEADLSWTQSDPETMLNGLNSAGCASDEPAEGEDRPKCKADQPLSREEKRRRRRATAKYRSAHATRERIRVEAFNVAFAELRKLLPTLPPDKKLSKIEILRLAICYISYLNHVLDV